Proteins encoded by one window of Chaetodon trifascialis isolate fChaTrf1 chromosome 15, fChaTrf1.hap1, whole genome shotgun sequence:
- the syt5a gene encoding synaptotagmin Va isoform X1: protein MRLVTMERVRFRRAAEEEEKEREPPPPPPPSHHSNHQFASMKNKFFNELTHLPNHKLKLPMWAIGAIVVVVLALVACLGFCIYKKCFNKGKKPKKVRERKGGRGRRKKDKDGEEGEEKKEGEEGKEEEEKEFFGKLEYSLDYSFTDNQLIVGILQAQDLPAMDMGGTSDPYVKVYMLPDKKKKFETKVQRKNLCPVFNETFTFKIPYSELGGQTLVLQVFDFDRFGKHDVIGEIKIPMNSIDLGQPIHEWKDLVGGEKEEQEKLGDICISLRYVPTAGKLTVNIMEAKNLKKMDVGGLSDPFVKVVLQHNGKRLKKKKTSVKQNTLNPYFNESFSFEIPFSQIQKVQVLITVYDYDKLGSNDPIGKCWIGYGASGVGLRHWSDMLANPRRPVAQWHTLQPEEEVDAALKAPIR, encoded by the exons ATGCGATTGGTCACCATGGAGAGGGTGCGCTTCCGCAGGGCGGccgaagaagaggagaaggagagggagccCCCACCTCCCCCGCCCCCCTCGCACCACTCCAACCACCAGTTCGCCAGCATGAAGAACAAGTTCTTCAATGAGCTCACACACCTGCCAA ATCATAAACTCAAGC TGCCCATGTGGGCCATAGGAGCCATTGTGGTCGTGGTCCTCGCCCTTGTCGCCTGTCTGGGATTCTGCATCTACAAGAAGTGCTTCAACAAGGGCAAGAAGCCCAAGAAGGTCCgtgagaggaagggaggacGAGGGCGCAGGAAGAAGGacaaggatggagaggagggagaggagaagaag gagggagaagaggggaaggaagaggaggagaaggagttCTTCGGCAAACTGGAGTACTCACTGGACTACAGCTTCACTGATAACCAG ctgatAGTCGGCATCCTCCAGGCTCAGGACCTCCCAGCCATGGACATGGGTGGGACTTCAGATCCCTATGTCAAAGTCTACATGCTGccagacaagaagaagaagtttgaAACCAAAGTCCAACGCAAGAACCTCTGTCCTGTTTTCAATGAGACCTTCACCTTTAAG ATACCATATAGTGAGTTGGGAGGCCAGACTCTggtgctgcaggtgtttgactTTGACCGTTTTGGTAAACATGACGTCATCGGTGAGATCAAGATCCCCATGAACTCTATAGACCTTGGACAGCCAATACACGAGTGGAAAGATCTGGtcggaggagagaaggaggag CAAGAGAAGCTGGGTGACATCTGTATTTCCCTTCGTTACGTCCCCACGGCCGGTAAGCTAACGGTTAACATCATGGAAGCAAAGAACCTGAAGAAGATGGATGTCGGAGGACTGTCAG ATCCATTTGTTAAGGTGGTGCTGCAGCACAATGGGAAGcgactgaagaagaaaaagacgtCAGTCAAACAAAACACTCTGAATCCTTACTTCAACGAGAGCTTTAGCTTCGAGATCCCCTTCTCCCAGATCCAG AAAGTCCAGGTGCTGATTACTGTGTACGACTACGACAAGCTGGGCAGCAACGACCCCATCGGCAAGTGCTGGATCGGCTACGGCGCCTCGGGCGTCGGGCTGCGCCACTGGTCAGACATGCTGGCCAATCCCAGGCGTCCAGTGGCCCAGTGGCACACGCTGCagccagaggaggaagtggatgCCGCTCTGAAGGCCCCCATCcgctaa
- the syt5a gene encoding synaptotagmin Va isoform X2, which yields MRLVTMERVRFRRAAEEEEKEREPPPPPPPSHHSNHQFASMKNKFFNELTHLPMPMWAIGAIVVVVLALVACLGFCIYKKCFNKGKKPKKVRERKGGRGRRKKDKDGEEGEEKKEGEEGKEEEEKEFFGKLEYSLDYSFTDNQLIVGILQAQDLPAMDMGGTSDPYVKVYMLPDKKKKFETKVQRKNLCPVFNETFTFKIPYSELGGQTLVLQVFDFDRFGKHDVIGEIKIPMNSIDLGQPIHEWKDLVGGEKEEQEKLGDICISLRYVPTAGKLTVNIMEAKNLKKMDVGGLSDPFVKVVLQHNGKRLKKKKTSVKQNTLNPYFNESFSFEIPFSQIQKVQVLITVYDYDKLGSNDPIGKCWIGYGASGVGLRHWSDMLANPRRPVAQWHTLQPEEEVDAALKAPIR from the exons ATGCGATTGGTCACCATGGAGAGGGTGCGCTTCCGCAGGGCGGccgaagaagaggagaaggagagggagccCCCACCTCCCCCGCCCCCCTCGCACCACTCCAACCACCAGTTCGCCAGCATGAAGAACAAGTTCTTCAATGAGCTCACACACCTGCCAA TGCCCATGTGGGCCATAGGAGCCATTGTGGTCGTGGTCCTCGCCCTTGTCGCCTGTCTGGGATTCTGCATCTACAAGAAGTGCTTCAACAAGGGCAAGAAGCCCAAGAAGGTCCgtgagaggaagggaggacGAGGGCGCAGGAAGAAGGacaaggatggagaggagggagaggagaagaag gagggagaagaggggaaggaagaggaggagaaggagttCTTCGGCAAACTGGAGTACTCACTGGACTACAGCTTCACTGATAACCAG ctgatAGTCGGCATCCTCCAGGCTCAGGACCTCCCAGCCATGGACATGGGTGGGACTTCAGATCCCTATGTCAAAGTCTACATGCTGccagacaagaagaagaagtttgaAACCAAAGTCCAACGCAAGAACCTCTGTCCTGTTTTCAATGAGACCTTCACCTTTAAG ATACCATATAGTGAGTTGGGAGGCCAGACTCTggtgctgcaggtgtttgactTTGACCGTTTTGGTAAACATGACGTCATCGGTGAGATCAAGATCCCCATGAACTCTATAGACCTTGGACAGCCAATACACGAGTGGAAAGATCTGGtcggaggagagaaggaggag CAAGAGAAGCTGGGTGACATCTGTATTTCCCTTCGTTACGTCCCCACGGCCGGTAAGCTAACGGTTAACATCATGGAAGCAAAGAACCTGAAGAAGATGGATGTCGGAGGACTGTCAG ATCCATTTGTTAAGGTGGTGCTGCAGCACAATGGGAAGcgactgaagaagaaaaagacgtCAGTCAAACAAAACACTCTGAATCCTTACTTCAACGAGAGCTTTAGCTTCGAGATCCCCTTCTCCCAGATCCAG AAAGTCCAGGTGCTGATTACTGTGTACGACTACGACAAGCTGGGCAGCAACGACCCCATCGGCAAGTGCTGGATCGGCTACGGCGCCTCGGGCGTCGGGCTGCGCCACTGGTCAGACATGCTGGCCAATCCCAGGCGTCCAGTGGCCCAGTGGCACACGCTGCagccagaggaggaagtggatgCCGCTCTGAAGGCCCCCATCcgctaa
- the tnnt1 gene encoding troponin T, slow skeletal muscle: MVPQLAPPKIPEGERVDFDDIHRKRMEKDLLELHTLIDVHFEQRKKDEEELISLMERIERRRSERAEIQRVRAEKEKDRQNKIAEERHRKEEEEAKKKADDEAKKKKVLSGMGANFGGFLAKAESRRGKRLTGREIKKKTLGERRQPLAIDNLREDGLKQRAQEMWNWIYQLESEKFDFIEHMKHQKYEIIVLLNRIQHAQKFKKVHGKGKVGGRWK, from the exons ATGGTGCCTCAACTTGCCCCTCCAAAGATTCCTGAGGGGGAGAGGGTGGATTTTGAT GACATCCACAGAAAGCGTATGGAGAAGGACTTACTCGAACTGCATACTTTGATTGACGTCCACTTcgagcagaggaagaaggatGAAGAAGAGCTTATCAGCCTCATGGAGCGAATC GAGCGTCGTCGGTCAGAGAGAGCTGAGATCCAGAGGGTTAGAGCTGAGAaggagaaggacagacagaacaaGATTGCG GAGGAGCgtcacagaaaagaagaagaggaagccaAGAAGAAGGCTGACGATgaggccaagaagaagaaagtgctGTCTGGCATGGGAGCGAACTTTGGAGGGTTCCTGGCCAAg GCCGAGTCGAGAAGGGGCAAGCGTCTAACAGGCAGAGAAATCAAGAAGAAGACCCTGGGGGAGAGACGGCAGCCGCTAGCCATCGACAATTTAAGGGAGGATGGTCTCAA GCAACGGGCCCAGGAGATGTGGAACTGGATCTACCAGCTGGAGTCTGAAAAGTTTGACTTCATTGAGCACATGAAGCACCAGAAATATGAG ATCATTGTGCTGCTGAACAGAATCCAACACGCTCAGAAATT TAAAAAGGTCCATGGCAAAGGGAAGGTGGGCGGTCGCTGGAAGTaa
- the LOC139344018 gene encoding ferritin, middle subunit, with amino-acid sequence MESQVRQNYHRDCEAAINRMVNMELFASYTYTSMAFYFSRDDVALPGFNHFFKENSEEEREHAEKLLSFQNKRGGRIFLQDVKKPERDEWGSGLEAMQCALQLEKNINQALLDLHKLASEHGDPHLCDFLETHYLNEQVEAIKKLGDHITNLTRMDAHNNKMAEYLFDKHSLGGKS; translated from the exons ATGGAGTCCCAAGTGCGTCAGAACTACCACCGCGACTGCGAGGCCGCTATCAACCGGATGGTCAACATGGAGCTTTTTGCCTCGTACACCTACACTTCAATG GCCTTTTACTTCTCCCGTGACGATGTGGCCCTTCCAGGCTTTAACCATTTCTTCAAGgagaacagtgaggaggagagggagcacgctgagaagctgctgtccTTCCAGAACAAAAGAGGAGGACGCATCTTCCTCCAGGACGTCAAG AAACCGGAGCGTGATGAGTGGGGGAGCGGGCTGGAGGCCATGCAGTGTGCCCTGCAGCTGGAGAAGAACATCAACCAGGCTCTGCTGGACCTGCACAAGCTGGCCTCTGAACATGGTGACCCTCAT CTGTGCGACTTCCTGGAGACCCACTACCTGAACGAGCAGGTGGAGGCCATCAAGAAGCTGGGTGACCACATTACCAACCTCACCCGTATGGACGCCCACAACAACAAGATGGCGGAGTACCTGTTTGACAAGCACTCCCTGGGGGGCAAGAGCTAA